The genomic window CCAACTCTGAGGTTTCTCCCAGAACTAACTTTCAATCAGAGCTGGTGTAATAATGTCTATTACCTCCAAAGTGTTGACTCTGGtcttgtgtctatgtgtgttgTAGAGAGTTCTCTTTCTGGTAAGACCCACCCTTCCACTCCAGCCATGTACAAATTCAGACCGTCCTTTGGCACCATGCCTAAAGTCCACTACCACACCGCTGGAGAGAAGGTAAGACGTGATTTGTTTGGCAGTTATGTATGAGGTGCATTCTGTGATTAGTAGCTTTATCCTTATAGTCAGGGGTTTATTGCCTGGTGCAAAAGCTTCAGTGGCAGTGATTAAGAACAAGGacttcattcacattttcattctGCTGTTTGTTCTTCAGATTGTAATGCCAGATGACCGGAAGACCTCTGCCATCTTGGAAGAGGGTGTCCGTGGACATGACTACCGATCCGAGCCAAACCTGGATCTGCCTGAGTACACCAACGCTCCCCTCCACCGCACCTTCCAGTCCTCTCCCCTCCAGCTGGACTCTGACCCTATCAACTCGCGCTCTCTCAGCCTGAAGCAGGGTCAGCGCCGGCCGGAGAAGGGCCAGCTCCCAGCCCTGCAGCCACAGACAGTCACCTCCACCCCGTACAAGAGTGTCTTCTCGCCCAACACGCTCTCCAACCGTAATGGCAGCTTGTCTTATGACAGCTTGCTCAACCCCAGCATCTCCCCAGCCGCTGCCAGTGAGTGCATGGCCCATCGTGGTATGCCCTCCATGGGGTTCCACTCGCCCTACCTGCCCACCAAAATGTGCCACATCCGGGAACCTGAAATGCAGAGGCACCAGGTCGCCCCCACCTACAGTCCAGTGATGCCGCCCAGGGGGGTGGGCAGACAATCCCCCCACCTTAGGGAAAGGGACCCATCCCCGGTGCGCTACGACAACCTCTCCCAGACCATCATGGCCTCCATCCAGGAGCGaaaggagatggaggagagggagaaacggCAGGTAATGCACGGGCGCTCCCAGACCCATATCTATGCCCAGGACTCTGGCGTGTTTGATGGGGGCTACGGCCTACCCCCCAATACTTGCTACCAAGATGGGCCTCGTGGCCCTGGCTCCAGAGGCCCAACACCCCCGGCCTATGGAGGCTCCAGGGACAACCTGATGGGGGTAGGCCTAGTGAGCTATGGGCAACGAACCCCTGTGTTGCGTCATGCCGGCTCCACGCTGGGCCGCGCCCCTAGGACTTCATCCACCTCCCTGCATACAGATCACagtagcagcaacagcagccagAGCAGGGCCACTTGCCCCGAGGGCCCCTATCGCTCCCCAGCCCACCAGCCCCGCTCCCCTGCTATGCCCCGATCCCCCTCCTACTCCCACCAGAAACTCTCCTACATCAGTGCCCTAGAGAGGACAGACTCACCTCGTCTGGGGGGCCCAAGGTATGAATCCTAACGTTACCGCTGTGGGACTGCATGCATTTACTGAGCCATTATGGACTGTTGGGCACTGAATGTATTtcagctggaaaacacacagacagcaatTCATGGGCACTAGTGTACTAGTCCTACTTAAAGAGACATGTAGCATTTGTATAAGGTGTATGGTATTTGTCCAACTGTTCTATTTATTCATGTTAAATACTGTCTGGTGTGAATTCTTTCATGTTCTGTTCTGATTTATATGTTTGCCTTTCTAGCAAAATAtcattttttgtattatttgatGAATGAATAAAGTTGTATAActctcatttctttttcttttgcatgcTTTTCACCCCCTCGTCTAACATTCCCAAGCACACTCCAAGTAATCATCCATACCACTGTtctgttttgtcatttaaaatggtCATGATCCGAACTACTAACCTGCATGTTCTGAATGTCGTATTATTGTTTGAATCTCTTTGGTATTTAGTCATTTTCTCTGTTCTTCTCTTTCCACTCAGAGAGGCCATGAAAGTTAATGGGCAGATGGACTGCCACCCCAGTGCCCAGGGTCCCACCCTCAGCCCCAGTCGCCACAATAACGTCAAAAAGGTGACAGGAGTAGGAGGCACCACATATGAGATATCAGTGTGAGCAGGGACATCCACCTCCAACGACAACGGCCACCCTGCTGCAAAGagattctctcctctctgttgttTTAGTAAAGTCTAGATAACGGCCAGTCAGGGGCAAATAGCACTCCCTGTTTTGGAGTTACTGTCCAATCAGAGGAACTGTCTGCTCTTGTGTGGGTCTGTCTAGCcaaatgcctgtgtgtgttcatacttGAGGGGCTGTTTGTCAGTTGATACCGCGGTCGCAGTATGTATGTGTGAGGAGTGTCTTGTCGTTAACATTTTGTGGCTCATCGTCTTGGTCGTAAGAGTGGACCGTTACTGTTATTACCGTTGTCTCTCAGCTGTGGTCATGAAGCGTACATTGATCCAAATGTCACACATACTTTGCTCCAGCAAGTGCTGAAGGCTGAACAAAAACACTACAGATGAATTAAACACTGACACCCTCACTATGGATCTCTGTGAGAAGACTAAATGTCCTTTACGAGTCAATCGACCTCAAGAAGTCAAGGTGCTTCACattaacctgtactgttcatgCCATCTCCAGCATGTTTGGTGGAGTTATGATGGAGGACTGATCAGTTAGATCAACTGCATTTGCAGGCAACGTGAGACAAGTGACAAGTGAGTGAGCTGGGAAAGGAAATGTCATCGTATCACATCTGGTGGCTGCATTCCAAATTCACTGAGAAAGGCTTTGCTGttgattaaaagtaaaaataaacttaaaatctGTCTTTGTCAAAAGGAAATTTCTCAGGAACGAATGCAACCAGCAGAGATGCTAGATGATATGAATTCATACATGATGAACGACTCCTTTGTGTCAATCAAGAGCAGGTTTTTAGGGCTTGAATACAGCTTAGCACCCTTTATTCCCTTCAACCAAGGTGCAATACATCATCACAGACTTCTGTTTAAGTGAAGTTCAGTTAGGCGACTTCAACATGACCCATGATACAAGTGCTGGGCAGATACATAAGCGTTCTGAAAGATCAGAATACCTCATCCCAAGAGTGCAGAACCAGAGTCCAGCCTTGCACAACCAAAACaactttctgtttgtgtctaaAAGAAGAAGATGGTTAATTGTTTAGTGTGTAAGTTGTGTTGTAATCATAGGAATGGAACGGTGTAGAGAAACAACCCATTGTCCCATGTAGTAAAGCAAGTGATCATCCATTCattattttgtagtttttttaatgggtttgtttcctttttatatAGCCAACCTTTCAAAAGCTATGTTTGATACATCTTTTTTATACAGATACATGGaatggatgttttattttgagtggagttttttgttgataaattataaataaatgagatgatgatgatgatgggtaAAATCCATAAGGTAAATATAGCTTGGTCTACCTTGCAGTGTACAAAAAATTATGTATGATGAAATGTAATTACATGATATGTGATCCGAGGAAGCAAAATATTAAAGTCACAATCACTGACAGGTGAACAGTCACATGATCCACAGTGTGCTGAACACAAGTCAAGGAATGGGCTTTCAGTAGATGCTGCCTTGAGATTTCAGTGCCAACAGTGGCTACACAACGCAGAATTTCTCAATTGCATTGACTGGGTGACATCATGAAGactgaaaatgtcaaataaatccatttgcagcagctgtccggtACAGCTCCAGTATTACACACCACTCAGAGATGCTaaacttttctttcatttttactCTTAATTGAAAAAGTCTGCTAAAAATGAACTGATATCTAAGTGGaaggtttttatttatattttgcagcaaaccaacatgaaaaaaaacttgCCAGAATTTACATGGATGTTAAGTGGTAGATTTGGTCCGGCTACATTTGCATGAATAAACCATTGTTGCCTTTTTGAGAGGAATAGCTATGTTCCATACACAATGAAATGTGGCTCGTTGAAACACTATTAGACATTAAAGGACATGAATGAAAATTAGTGTTTTGTATCGAGCTGCAAATGGCAGGAGTTACACTTGTGAGCAAAGATCTTAAAGAAAGGCCGATTTACAAGGTAATAAATGCTTAATTgtgaaatgacatcactttataCAGGATCTTTTTCCTTCCCATTTCTGATGCATTCATAGATTACTTTCTCCAGAGATCAGAGTGTAAAGGCCGGTAGCTGTGGTGGAGTCTTGCTTTCTGACAAGGTTGGATGTTACTGAAACTTGCTGTAGTTACAACCTTCTGGCTAGTATGGTCTCCCTATTAAGGTCTCACCCAGCTGCCTTACCATGAACACAGTAATGTGAAGCAACAGGATACTCTATTCAAGTCATGTATTTCTGAACTGTTAGAAACTGTTTCTGTTGTGAGGCTATGGTATACGGGGATACTTTTTGGGCAAGTCAGATGGGTGTCAGTCAAACAGCTAACTGGAACATCTTGAAATAACCTGAACAAATTGATAGCTGCCGAGTTGCCTGAAAAAATACCCCAGTCTATCATGACCACATATCAAAACACTATCGATGTCATTCCTCTTTAAGATGACTGCCATTAGTCCACTGTTCTTTTTTGGGATGGACATCACTGCAGGTCAGGGGCCATTCCTGACAGTCAGTAATGAATCTGTTTTATCAGCCATGagctgatttttgttttctgaaacTCAAATAGAAAGTTCAATATGTATTAAAATATAGAATATACTATAAATGTACATGCGTTCCTATTTTTGTGAAGAGGAAATATTTCCCAATGACCTGAGCGGAGTAAATAAAGTTTCCAACTCTTTGAGTGAATGAGATTGATTCTTGTGAGTTAAGATGGTAGTTTGGTACACCTGCACGACACTGATAGAAAGTTGTTTTATAGTCCATAGATTTTACTTAACACACTTGactgacattttaaaagtcaAAGCCTCTGTAGGATTGCTATTTTGCATGTAACCCAGTCACATGATCTTATCTTATTTCAGTATATAGaagtgtggactcgagtcacatgacttggattTGTTGAGTTTATACTCAaactgacaaaatcaaaaggaCTTGCAACTTAAATTGGAATTCCACACAAATGACCCATGACTTCACTTGAATATTTCATAAgcattttgacttgaaaatacttgataccttcccccaagcccaaagatttaaaaatgtatttaataagtGTGCCACGACCAATTGATTTCCCTTCGCTTCCTGATTCAACTGACAATAACACTATTCATTCCCAGGAAATCGAATTCCCCAGATcctctttgtttgaaccaatccaacaacatccagtcaagttgcaaggAAAAACCACGAGGGGCTAAGGTTATATAACTGAGCGCCAGTTGAGAAAAATGATACCAAGTACAACTATATGGtggtcaatgaaaacaacaaaattacaGTTTAAGGGTCAAAAAATAGATACGCCAACTTCCACCAACATTGTGTTATgagtttttgtaaatttaatactgTAGTATCATTATTAAAATGgaattacatttggtgaagagtgcaTTATGATTTGTCTAGGACTCGACACTCAATTTAGGATGTGGGACTAGCTAAACAACGACTTGGTCTCACCTCTGGTATAATTGAGCTGTATTATTTATAGCTACACGTTATCATTGGCTATCCCAGgaaacaatgatttttttatatgaATGCAACTGTGGTCTTTGACAGCTTTTATTCGAAGGTGGAGGAAACATTTCAAATCATTTGAGTGCAAATGaaaagcaacatttcatccatatACATGTATTTACAGATGCACTGGCACTTAGATGCACTTTAGAGGCAAGGTTAAGAACTCAATTAgtggaaagaaaaggagagggtGGTGAGCACACAGATCAGATAGGGCACACTCTGTTACATATACTCTACATGCTTTAAGTCTGGGAATGTTATGATCTAAATAATACAAACTTGATTTCATGGTGAGGAACTTAAGTCAGAGCGGAGCTGCGCCAAACTCTGATGAACCgttgactttggacttgatGGTTTTcagataattaaaacaaaaaggaaaaagatgAAATGCTTAGCTAAGTGCATCTGATCTCCTATCAGTAAGCCATCAGTGGACACTGCGATCTGCAGCACACCATCTGATGCCCCTCGACTGTCTGGAGTGGATTCCTCTTCTAGTCAGTTCCCAACAGAACTAAAGAAAGGAGGAACCAAGTAAGAACTACTTCTACAAGGCATCCACTGAGAAGTCTTCGCCTTACTTGCAGTTACTAACAGTGGAAGCATGGACAGTGGACAGGGTATTAAGGCCCACTGAGCTGCATCATGGGATTTTATGTGTAATGCACCTCCATAATGCCTGGTCCCTGACCCTGTGCTGCTAACAAGCAGGCTACATTATCCTCTCCCCCTACAAACAAACTCTGCTTcagaataacaaaacaaaaaaaataccccAATGTGGGAATTATCACTATCACAAGCCTCTTTTCACAGTTTGTCAAATGTAACATTGAACTGTAGATGACAAGGATGGAAAGCGTGGCATTCCATGGTGCAAAGAGGGACAGGGGTGggggcttcttttttttctcataaattttcttgtatttttccCCACAGTGGCATCAAGGACTTGTGATCTTGAggcaaaacagataaaaaaaaaaaaaactaataatatGCAAGTGTCCAAATTCAGTTCATTTAGAGTCTATTgtagaaaaagaggaaaaactgaTAAATTGAAGATCAGCAAAGCAAGTTCTTGGTTCTCAATTCTTCTCCTCAGCCTTCACCTCCTTTTTCTCATCTTCTTTCTTCTCGGCCTCCTTTTTGACCGattccttcttttcttctgaTGCCTTGTCTTTTACGGAGAGCTCCCCCAGCTTCTCTGCAACTTTGTCAGTGTTGCCTGTGGCAAAACAGGGAAATGTGCAGTCAGCTTAAAAGCTGTGAAAGTTTGAACACAACTCAGTTGCACGACCaatcagtgttgatggtaaatgtattttattgaaGCATTAAACTTCTCTGCGTGTGCTACACTGACCGAGAAAGTTGAGTTGGCAGCTGAAAATTTGCATCCAGCACTATCATTTGACGTAACAGTGACGTAGTTGGACACAAGGAAGAACTACAGGCTATTTCAGCTTGAACAAGGGGGTGTGCTCTAGACACTCCTCAAAAACAGAGCTTCCTTGTTCTCTTTGCAAAGTAGCTACATTTCCTACGCAAAAAACGGCATGCCAAAATATTAGTGCAGAGGATGTTATGAGTTGAGgatacattttacagtgttttggcTGACTCGGATATTCAGccatatttatttgagccaTAGTAAAGCTGTGAACAGAGGCCGAGGCTGTGGTTGTGTTAGCCGTGATATGGCCAGCAGGGAGCCATCAGAACCCGAGCTGCCGAGAGCAAACAGCAACTGGTGGTGCCTTTGCTCAAATTGCTCTCTGATACTTGCAGGAACAGAATCATTCTGCTGCAATCGATTTCAGTGTGGGCAGTTTTTGTTGGATGCTGTCGCCAGTGCCAACCCAGTAAGAACATGTGTGCCTGTTACTATAATACATGAAAGTCTTCTTCTCACAGACAGTCTTTTACAGTTCATCTTCAGAACCCTGAAGATGAACTGTAAAAGACAACTGAGACGAGCAGGGCTGAGAGGGCATCTGAGTATTTCTGTCACTTAACACTgtgttttggcaaaaaaaaaaaagaaaaaaaaaagtgtgcaaTGCAAGCAGGCGATTCCAGCTTTTTGGTCAATATAGCACACGCTAAAGAATTTAGTGCTTCACTTGAATGCATTTACCTTCAACACTGACTAGACATCCACAATTAAGGTGTTTAAGTTTGTCCGTTAAAGAATATTCCAACTATTCATTTAGCCACTATAAGCAATTCATTATTTAAGGTGGGCCCTGGGACCCTTTGATTGATGTGAATTTTGATGTAGCAGAACATACTGACACCAGCCTTTTAAAAAGCCAGTAAAGTGTTACATTCTGCATGTCCATGTAGCAGACAGAAAAAGTCCCAGGCTGGAGGGAACAGCAAGGGACAGAGTGAGTCTGCATGCTCATGAAACCTAGCATGTAAGATGTCATGTTACCATTagtttgaatttaatttaaaacaagtCTCAATATAATATACTTCACTCAAACATGACCACATTTGATGGGAAACATGCTTCATGTCATCTAACCTCTCTTTTAAAGAATGTGCCTAAAGTTTAAGTTTCATGTACCTGATCCCTCTAGAGTTTTTCTCATCTCCTCCTTGCACTCGTCAAACTTCCCCTTGAACTTCTGGGCATCTGTAAACAGAATAGACAGTTAGGGTATGTTCACATCAACACACTGTTGTATGATGGACAGTCAGGCTGCTTTATCATGCTGCACTGAGAAACAGGAAAGCAtgtgtgaaaacagctgctGGGAGTTTGTTGCCTTAAGTTTGGATGCAGAAAACGGGCCTCTTGCGGCATTCTGTCACTTCAGTGTGATCACTAtatcataaaaattaaaacactggTATGTACAACTTTGGATTACAAGTATAAATACTTACtttctgcatttaaaaagcgTATTGCCAGGAGTTCAGGTTTGGGGCATTCATCAGCATAATCTGCTAATGTGTTCCACACCCATGCCCTGTCACTGCCAGCGTTGGGCTTCAGCTCCATGCTAGGCATAACTGTTGTTCACAAGAGAGAATAAGGTTAACATGGCAGGGAAGGCAGAGATGAAAGCATCTACACCACAGGGGGTCATCATATTCAGTGGCTGCACCACTATTAAGTGCATGTAGTTGGGACTGCTTTTAATAATGGCCAATTGTATATCCTAACCATTTTGATTAGTTTGGTGCCATTTCTCTCCTTCTTACCAGAACCAATACACTATTAATCCTGTTAGCAGGCTCCTTACATGTGTGTTGTCTGCTTAACTACACTTGCATTTGCTCAGGCGAATACAAATATTCAGTGTAAAGCTCCTATCTGAGCAAAGCTGCTGCTCGTGTAAATGAGATGCATCATTTCATCCAGCGGTGAGAACACTAACATGATGAATACCAGTTTGCCGAGATAGAGACTGCAATAACCTGCAGACTGCTGTGCAAAAGCAAGACCTCCTCCCCCTTCTTTCACTTACGGTTCAATGCTTACCACTTATAGCAATAGGGTCACATAGGGTTGGAAAAAGTCCAAGGGAAGTTAAGGGCCTGAATTTTTGCATGATACGACACGATTGAAATTAACAGTGAACTTATTTGACAGTCAGGAGATACATGAAAAAGCAATATTTGGTTTTATGGCATGTTTTGGTCATAACTATGGTTATTTAATTGAATATCACATTTTCAGGGTATATGGTAttatacaatacaataataaattatt from Epinephelus moara isolate mb chromosome 8, YSFRI_EMoa_1.0, whole genome shotgun sequence includes these protein-coding regions:
- the ranbp1 gene encoding ran-specific GTPase-activating protein, producing MADPKDQEEHEPTAETAEDSNHDPHFEPIVSLPEQDVKTLEEDEEELFKMRAKLYRFASENDPPEWKERGTGDVKLLKHKEKGSIRLLMRRDRTLKICANHHIMPSMELKPNAGSDRAWVWNTLADYADECPKPELLAIRFLNAENAQKFKGKFDECKEEMRKTLEGSGNTDKVAEKLGELSVKDKASEEKKESVKKEAEKKEDEKKEVKAEEKN
- the zdhhc8b gene encoding palmitoyltransferase ZDHHC8B, translated to MPNSAGKRFKPTKYIPVSTAATLLVGSTTLFFVFTCPWLTKVISPAVPLYNGLVFLFVLANFSMATFMDPGVYPRADEDEDKDDDFRAPLYKNVEIKGIQVRMKWCATCHFYRPPRCSHCSVCDNCVEDFDHHCPWVNNCIGRRNYRYFFLFLLSLSVHMVGVFSFGLIFVLHHRERLAALHTTVTLVVMCIAGLFFIPVMGLTGFHMVLVARGRTTNEQVTGKFRGGVNPFTKGCCGNVEYVLCSPLAPRYMLDPKKKPHVKIQPPFIRPDLSDRQITIKISDNGIHSTIISSKSKSSLDGLDEKETQPPLPPKADRYNQLKGQLTSSEESSLSGKTHPSTPAMYKFRPSFGTMPKVHYHTAGEKIVMPDDRKTSAILEEGVRGHDYRSEPNLDLPEYTNAPLHRTFQSSPLQLDSDPINSRSLSLKQGQRRPEKGQLPALQPQTVTSTPYKSVFSPNTLSNRNGSLSYDSLLNPSISPAAASECMAHRGMPSMGFHSPYLPTKMCHIREPEMQRHQVAPTYSPVMPPRGVGRQSPHLRERDPSPVRYDNLSQTIMASIQERKEMEEREKRQVMHGRSQTHIYAQDSGVFDGGYGLPPNTCYQDGPRGPGSRGPTPPAYGGSRDNLMGVGLVSYGQRTPVLRHAGSTLGRAPRTSSTSLHTDHSSSNSSQSRATCPEGPYRSPAHQPRSPAMPRSPSYSHQKLSYISALERTDSPRLGGPREAMKVNGQMDCHPSAQGPTLSPSRHNNVKKVTGVGGTTYEISV